A DNA window from Acidobacteriota bacterium contains the following coding sequences:
- a CDS encoding M23 family metallopeptidase: MSSFLSRRYTLVVVDRASGVGRRFSVKLGWTLASIGFFFALPVLVGLGIRWGTLAELTALRSNTVALAMENASYRAATGELTTQVTSLQGVIDELGTRSALDPEVAKAMQKLPALIKSRAMGGARTSLPPSLLASALSSPEDTFGLLRNVLGRLESQLRVTRTGVERREALAAATPSIWPTVGWLSARYGERADPLTGDPGYHQGLDLSADRGTPVVATADGVVESAAWSGNYGNLLVIDHGFGIKTRYGHLSAFAASVGAKVRRNEVIGYVGATGRTTGSHLHYEVMTNGQTIDPLLLLSSPR, translated from the coding sequence ATGTCAAGTTTCCTGTCGCGGCGCTATACGCTCGTCGTCGTTGACCGCGCCTCCGGCGTGGGCCGCCGCTTCTCCGTGAAGCTCGGCTGGACGCTTGCCTCGATAGGATTCTTCTTCGCGCTGCCGGTACTTGTCGGTTTGGGGATTCGATGGGGCACGCTTGCCGAGTTGACGGCCCTGCGGTCGAACACCGTGGCTCTCGCCATGGAGAACGCCAGCTACCGTGCGGCAACCGGCGAATTGACGACTCAGGTCACGTCGCTCCAGGGCGTGATCGATGAACTGGGCACCCGCTCGGCGCTGGATCCCGAAGTCGCGAAAGCGATGCAGAAACTCCCGGCGCTGATCAAGTCGCGCGCGATGGGCGGCGCCAGGACGTCGCTTCCGCCCTCGCTGCTCGCCTCGGCGCTCTCCTCCCCCGAAGACACCTTTGGACTGCTCCGCAATGTGCTCGGCCGGCTTGAGAGCCAGCTCCGCGTCACGCGGACCGGTGTGGAACGGCGCGAAGCGCTGGCCGCCGCGACACCGTCCATCTGGCCGACCGTGGGCTGGCTGTCGGCGAGATACGGCGAGCGAGCGGACCCGCTCACCGGGGACCCCGGGTATCACCAGGGTCTCGATCTTTCTGCTGATCGCGGCACCCCGGTCGTGGCCACGGCCGACGGCGTCGTCGAGAGCGCGGCGTGGAGCGGGAACTACGGCAACCTGCTGGTGATTGACCACGGCTTCGGCATCAAGACCCGCTACGGTCACCTTTCGGCGTTTGCCGCGAGCGTCGGTGCGAAGGTACGACGCAACGAGGTGATTGGCTACGTCGGCGCAACGGGACGC